The Solibacillus sp. FSL W7-1436 genome window below encodes:
- a CDS encoding DUF6501 family protein gives MLHLNWKDAPTIRTVKCVHTDASKYLVSNVLTVGKEYEVKNETEEFIFVIDNTGEVGGFYKEYFA, from the coding sequence CATTTAAATTGGAAAGATGCACCGACAATTCGCACAGTTAAGTGTGTACATACAGATGCATCGAAATATTTAGTATCAAACGTATTAACGGTAGGCAAGGAATATGAAGTAAAAAACGAAACAGAAGAATTCATCTTTGTAATCGACAACACAGGTGAAGTTGGCGGATTCTACAAAGAATACTTCGCTTAG